ATGCAGGTTTTTCACAAGGATCTATATGATATAATATAGTATCCTCAGCCATTTCGGGATTTGAAAGAATTCTTGTTAGGAACTTGAGAAGCCATTCTGGTATCTTGAGACTGCTTTTGATGTTTTGCATATGAATTATTATTAGCCcttcctttcctctgcttcctTCTTGGCTGTGTTGCTTGAGGGATAAACACACCTGTCCCTTTGCTTTCTCTTCTCAAAGCATGCTCATAGATGAAAGCAAACTGTGGAGGAGGATGAATTGCCCCAGAAAAAGCCTGAAAATTAGTTTAACCTTGTTAGTATTATTGCAATAGACAAAAATTTCTTCTCAAAGTGCCAtaattggaagaagaagaagaagaagaagaagaaggaaaaaaaaagtatgtgtgtgcatgtgtttgaactttgaagagaTTAAAGTAGTAAAGTACCTGAAGAGAGTCAGGAGGACAAGAAGCAAGaggatcttcatcttcatccatAATTAGTAGAGCAATTTCCTTGCTcaaatcagcaaaaaaaagaTCATCTTCCAGTTCCATAGCAACCTCCATGTCTCTGTGATCTAATTGACAACTAAAAGAGTTCCCTAATCTGGCATGAAACCAAGTACAagagtttttctaatttttactttctattttgtatctctctctctctctttttcttctgttttccaAAACTTATGGATATACAAGTTTatataggaaagaaaaaaaaaaggtaaggaAGGGTGAGCTGAGATATAAGGGGTGGTCATGTGGGTTGGTGGGGCCATGGTCACAGTTGGCCAATCTGGCTAAGCCCTACTACAACTAGTACTACACAAGCATCATGGAAATGTGCAGTGATGTAAATGTTATCCTATTTGatcaaaaaaagtatttaaggaAACAGTAGGAAACAGCCCATGTCCAGATATGAGATATTCAGTCCTCAATACCACATGGTTGTGGATGGGCCTTATTCTCTCTAATCTCATCTCATCTCATCTCATCAAAAAACAGTAAGTTATGGCTCTAATTATTTCATATGCATAGGCGACAAATGAATATTTGTCCCCAAAGATTCTTATCCCTTCCCATCTCATGTGATTGCTCATGGTTAAGAATTAAGATTACCAACAGTACAAATATTACTTGCATGGGTCGGTGGATCTACTTGTTTAACTACTTGCCATGAGGGTCCAGTAGAATCAACAGCATTAATTTGGAACCTTTTTATGTGTGACACCGA
The nucleotide sequence above comes from Glycine soja cultivar W05 chromosome 11, ASM419377v2, whole genome shotgun sequence. Encoded proteins:
- the LOC114376364 gene encoding uncharacterized protein LOC114376364 encodes the protein MEVAMELEDDLFFADLSKEIALLIMDEDEDPLASCPPDSLQAFSGAIHPPPQFAFIYEHALRRESKGTGVFIPQATQPRRKQRKGRANNNSYAKHQKQSQDTRMASQVPNKNSFKSRNG